Proteins from a genomic interval of Nitrosomonas sp.:
- a CDS encoding DsbE family thiol:disulfide interchange protein, whose protein sequence is MTRSLLPLVIFIVVVIFLGVGLTLNPRQVPSPLVDKPAPVFQLQQLHDNDKVFSSEDNIGKVWMLNVWASWCVACRDEHPLLVELSRLGIVPIFGLNYKDQRDTALQWLKQFGDPYVISIADTDGRVGIDYGVYGVPETYVIDKEGIIRYKHIGPVTVKSLEDKILPLINELKG, encoded by the coding sequence ATGACGCGTTCTTTATTACCTCTGGTCATTTTTATCGTGGTTGTAATATTTCTGGGGGTTGGGTTGACGCTAAATCCGCGTCAGGTGCCGTCGCCGCTTGTTGACAAACCTGCACCTGTTTTTCAGCTTCAACAGCTTCACGATAATGACAAGGTATTTTCCTCTGAAGATAATATTGGTAAGGTATGGATGCTTAATGTCTGGGCCTCCTGGTGCGTTGCCTGTCGTGACGAACATCCCTTATTGGTCGAATTGTCCCGTTTGGGAATCGTGCCAATTTTTGGCCTTAACTATAAAGATCAGCGTGATACTGCACTGCAATGGCTCAAACAGTTTGGTGATCCTTATGTAATCAGTATTGCTGATACGGACGGACGTGTCGGTATTGATTATGGCGTCTATGGTGTGCCAGAAACCTATGTAATAGATAAAGAAGGCATTATCAGGTACAAACATATTGGTCCAGTAACGGTTAAATCACTGGAAGATAAGATCCTACCTTTGATAAATGAGCTGAAAGGTTAA
- a CDS encoding heme lyase CcmF/NrfE family subunit, with amino-acid sequence MIPELGNFALILAMLLALIQGTLPIIGATRGIPSWIALARPAVQGQFVFIIIAFGCLAYSFASNDFSVLNVASNSNSQLPLHFRIAATWGSHEGSLLLWVTMLAGWSVAVSVFSQKLPDDMVARVLGVLGLVSVGFILFLLFTSNPFDRLLPAAIDGSDLNPLLQDPGMVLHPPMLYMGYVGFSVAFAFAVAALLSGQLDAAWARWSRPWTTVAWVFLTIGIMIGSWWAYYELGWGGWWFWDPVENASFMPWLVGTALIHSLAVTEKRGSFKSWTVLLAISAFSLSLLGTFLVRSGVLTSVHAFATDPARGIFILVYLVVVVGFSLALFAWRAPKVGMGGNFELASRETMLLANNVLLLVAAGSVILGTLYPLIIDALDLGKISVGPPYFEAVFVPLMTPALFLIGLGPIARWKKTSLPDLMVRMRWAFAVSMVTAIVVPFMMGEWKPLVSFGLLMAFWIMASVVVGIKHRISSSGEDGVLARLSRQSRSFYGMHCAHFGVAVFIVGVTLVNGYEIEKDVRMDIGSTVSLEDYTFQFNGAMPTTGPNYSAMLGEILVMQNGQKVSVLHPEKRTYNASGMPMTEAAIDTGLTRDLYVALGEPVENGAWIVRVYHKPFVLWIWLGCVFMALGGILAASDRRYRLAIKKKSSAYPISDSAGPKIDDLPVDVVVNSTSLPEGSKS; translated from the coding sequence ATGATTCCAGAACTTGGTAATTTTGCGCTCATACTGGCGATGCTGTTGGCGTTAATTCAGGGAACGCTACCTATTATTGGTGCAACTCGAGGGATACCGTCATGGATAGCGCTGGCCAGACCAGCTGTGCAGGGTCAATTTGTATTTATAATAATTGCTTTTGGATGCCTTGCCTATTCTTTTGCTTCAAATGATTTTTCGGTACTCAATGTGGCCTCCAACTCAAACTCCCAATTGCCGCTTCATTTTCGGATTGCGGCGACCTGGGGTTCGCATGAAGGATCGCTGTTGCTGTGGGTAACCATGTTGGCTGGTTGGTCGGTTGCCGTCAGTGTATTTAGCCAGAAATTGCCGGATGACATGGTGGCTCGTGTATTGGGTGTTCTGGGTCTCGTGAGTGTAGGTTTTATCCTTTTTTTGTTGTTTACATCCAATCCGTTTGACCGATTGTTGCCTGCTGCTATCGATGGCAGTGATTTGAATCCGCTACTGCAAGATCCTGGCATGGTGCTTCACCCTCCGATGTTGTATATGGGATATGTTGGTTTTTCAGTGGCATTTGCATTTGCAGTTGCAGCGTTATTAAGCGGACAACTGGATGCCGCCTGGGCACGATGGTCGCGCCCTTGGACAACTGTTGCGTGGGTATTTTTAACAATCGGGATCATGATCGGAAGCTGGTGGGCCTATTATGAACTTGGTTGGGGGGGGTGGTGGTTCTGGGATCCCGTAGAGAACGCTTCTTTTATGCCATGGCTGGTTGGAACAGCATTAATTCATTCTCTGGCGGTAACGGAAAAGCGTGGTAGTTTTAAAAGTTGGACCGTTTTACTCGCAATTTCTGCTTTCTCGCTTAGTTTGCTGGGGACATTTCTGGTGCGTTCTGGTGTGCTGACCTCTGTACATGCATTTGCTACTGATCCTGCACGGGGTATTTTTATTCTGGTTTATCTGGTGGTGGTCGTTGGTTTCTCTTTGGCATTGTTTGCCTGGCGTGCACCAAAAGTTGGAATGGGTGGTAATTTTGAACTGGCTTCACGCGAAACCATGTTACTCGCTAACAATGTTTTGCTGCTTGTCGCTGCTGGTAGCGTCATTCTGGGGACGCTTTATCCCCTAATCATTGATGCGTTGGATCTTGGTAAAATCTCTGTTGGTCCTCCCTACTTTGAAGCGGTATTTGTACCTTTGATGACGCCAGCGTTATTCTTAATAGGTTTGGGTCCGATTGCACGCTGGAAAAAAACCAGCTTGCCTGATCTGATGGTTCGTATGCGCTGGGCGTTTGCAGTGAGCATGGTTACCGCTATCGTCGTGCCATTTATGATGGGAGAATGGAAGCCATTGGTTAGTTTTGGTTTATTGATGGCTTTCTGGATTATGGCTAGTGTGGTGGTAGGGATTAAACATCGAATTAGCAGTAGTGGAGAAGACGGCGTGCTTGCCAGGCTGTCAAGGCAATCAAGAAGTTTTTATGGAATGCATTGTGCGCATTTTGGAGTGGCGGTATTTATTGTTGGCGTGACTCTGGTCAATGGTTATGAAATAGAAAAAGATGTTCGGATGGATATTGGCAGCACGGTGTCACTCGAAGACTATACCTTCCAGTTTAATGGGGCCATGCCAACTACTGGGCCAAACTACAGTGCGATGCTGGGAGAAATCCTGGTAATGCAAAATGGTCAAAAAGTGAGCGTGCTTCATCCCGAGAAAAGAACCTATAACGCGTCCGGTATGCCAATGACTGAAGCTGCCATTGATACTGGTTTAACACGCGATTTATACGTTGCTTTAGGAGAGCCGGTAGAAAATGGTGCTTGGATTGTTCGTGTTTATCACAAACCATTCGTGCTCTGGATCTGGCTCGGTTGCGTATTCATGGCATTGGGCGGGATATTGGCAGCATCAGATCGTCGGTATCGTTTGGCAATTAAAAAGAAATCTTCGGCTTACCCCATTTCTGATTCTGCTGGACCAAAAATAGATGATTTGCCGGTAGACGTTGTTGTCAATTCGACTTCTTTGCCAGAAGGCAGCAAGTCATGA
- the ccmE gene encoding cytochrome c maturation protein CcmE, translating into MKPRHKKIALITAGVGALSVAVLLVLNVFQSNLVFFFTPTQVAANEAPIGKSFRIGGLVEEGSIQREGDGTTINFAITDTAQVIKVAYQGILPDLFKEGKGVVAQGKIAADGVFYADEVLAKHDENYMPPEAASALEQAAKAQQSVLKQYD; encoded by the coding sequence ATGAAACCGCGTCATAAAAAAATTGCGCTTATTACAGCCGGTGTGGGTGCGTTGTCAGTCGCTGTCTTGCTGGTACTGAATGTATTTCAAAGTAATCTGGTGTTTTTCTTTACCCCCACACAGGTGGCTGCTAATGAAGCGCCAATAGGTAAAAGTTTCCGGATTGGTGGATTGGTGGAGGAAGGCTCAATTCAGCGAGAGGGTGACGGTACTACAATCAACTTTGCTATTACCGATACGGCACAAGTTATCAAAGTGGCCTACCAGGGCATTCTTCCCGATTTATTCAAGGAAGGTAAAGGCGTAGTCGCGCAAGGCAAGATTGCTGCGGATGGTGTCTTTTATGCGGATGAGGTATTGGCGAAGCATGATGAAAACTATATGCCACCAGAAGCAGCCAGTGCGTTGGAGCAAGCGGCAAAGGCACAGCAATCTGTCTTAAAACAATATGATTAA
- the ccmB gene encoding heme exporter protein CcmB produces MIFWIIKRDLLLAMRRRADVLTTLFFFIIVVSLFPLGVGPEMNILRVIAPGIVWVAALLASMLALGRMFSSDYADGTLEQMLISPVSLSALVVGKAIAHWLVTGVPLVLIAPVLGIQYDLPVESLTVLTLSLLVGTPVLSLIGAIGAALTLGLRGGGVLVSLLVLPLYVPILIFGAGAVEASAAGLGSEAHFSLLGAFLLVSIVCSPWATAASLRISMG; encoded by the coding sequence ATGATTTTCTGGATTATCAAGCGGGATTTGTTATTAGCCATGCGACGTCGTGCAGATGTGCTCACTACCCTCTTCTTTTTTATTATCGTCGTGAGTTTGTTTCCTTTGGGTGTTGGCCCCGAGATGAATATACTGAGAGTGATTGCTCCTGGCATTGTATGGGTGGCGGCTCTGCTTGCTTCCATGCTGGCGCTGGGGCGTATGTTCTCCAGTGATTATGCGGACGGGACACTTGAGCAAATGTTGATATCACCAGTTTCACTATCTGCGCTGGTTGTGGGTAAGGCAATCGCACATTGGCTGGTGACCGGTGTTCCGCTGGTTTTGATCGCGCCAGTATTGGGTATTCAATATGATTTACCGGTGGAATCATTGACAGTGCTGACACTCTCACTTTTGGTGGGAACGCCTGTTTTAAGCCTGATTGGCGCAATTGGTGCGGCATTAACACTTGGTCTTCGTGGTGGGGGCGTATTGGTTTCGCTGCTGGTTTTGCCACTTTATGTTCCCATACTGATTTTTGGTGCTGGTGCTGTTGAGGCGAGCGCTGCCGGATTGGGGTCGGAAGCACATTTTTCTTTGCTGGGTGCATTTTTGTTGGTTTCCATTGTATGTTCGCCTTGGGCGACGGCAGCATCGCTCAGGATATCGATGGGATGA
- a CDS encoding cytochrome c-type biogenesis protein CcmH, with translation MISSVRFQLIVIVRLCVLALVLLIFCGISLANEAPLVAEDPVLEKRMLNLAENLRCLVCQNESLAGSRAEFANDLRREIREQMQANKSDNEIIEFLVARYGDFVLYDPPMKPTTWLLWFGPFVFFLGGIVSLIFYLKHRRAQVKESPLTEHQRKRIESLMKAANKD, from the coding sequence ATGATTAGTTCGGTGAGATTTCAGTTGATTGTAATTGTTAGGCTATGTGTGCTTGCCTTAGTGCTATTGATTTTTTGTGGAATAAGCTTAGCCAATGAAGCTCCATTGGTAGCGGAAGATCCTGTTCTTGAAAAACGTATGCTCAATCTTGCGGAAAATCTACGTTGTCTGGTATGTCAAAATGAATCACTTGCCGGCTCACGTGCGGAGTTTGCTAATGATTTACGGCGCGAAATACGCGAGCAAATGCAGGCAAATAAAAGTGATAATGAAATCATAGAGTTTCTGGTGGCGCGCTACGGCGATTTTGTGCTTTACGATCCACCAATGAAACCGACTACTTGGCTGCTATGGTTCGGACCATTCGTCTTTTTCCTGGGTGGTATTGTTTCGTTAATTTTCTACCTTAAACATCGCCGTGCGCAAGTAAAAGAATCTCCATTAACCGAGCATCAGCGCAAGCGGATAGAGTCGCTCATGAAAGCTGCAAATAAGGATTAA
- the ccsA gene encoding cytochrome c biogenesis protein CcsA gives MAINWFKYASPATFYFLAGRMIPFFVVIAVLLLFIGLYVSFFVAPTDFQQSEAYRIIFIHVPAAWMSMFLYLVMAFWAGMGLAFNTRLSSMVASAIAPTGAMFTFLALWTGAWWGKPMWGTWWVWDARLTSELILFFLYIGFMSLQAAIDDPRRADKAGAIIALVGVVNIPIIYFSVQWWNTLHQGASVSLVQSPKMATAMLTGMLIMTLAAWMYSIVMILIRTRSIILERESHAAWVAELKGGVAQS, from the coding sequence ATGGCAATCAACTGGTTTAAATATGCATCACCCGCAACTTTTTATTTTCTTGCGGGGAGGATGATTCCTTTTTTTGTGGTTATTGCTGTGCTATTGCTGTTTATTGGTTTGTATGTCAGTTTCTTCGTGGCGCCAACAGATTTTCAGCAAAGTGAGGCCTATCGCATTATTTTTATTCACGTGCCGGCTGCCTGGATGTCAATGTTTCTGTATTTGGTAATGGCTTTCTGGGCGGGAATGGGGTTGGCATTCAATACACGGCTTTCTTCTATGGTTGCGAGCGCGATAGCACCTACAGGTGCCATGTTTACATTTCTTGCGCTTTGGACGGGTGCGTGGTGGGGCAAGCCGATGTGGGGAACCTGGTGGGTGTGGGACGCACGCTTGACGTCAGAGTTGATCCTGTTTTTCTTATATATTGGATTTATGTCATTGCAAGCAGCAATCGATGATCCGCGGCGCGCGGATAAAGCGGGCGCCATAATTGCACTGGTTGGCGTTGTGAATATTCCAATTATCTATTTTTCGGTTCAATGGTGGAATACCCTGCATCAGGGAGCATCGGTCAGCCTGGTGCAGTCACCTAAGATGGCAACAGCTATGCTGACCGGGATGTTGATCATGACTTTGGCTGCTTGGATGTATTCAATCGTGATGATACTGATTCGTACCCGATCCATCATACTTGAACGAGAAAGCCACGCTGCATGGGTGGCAGAACTGAAAGGAGGAGTTGCGCAATCATGA
- the truB gene encoding tRNA pseudouridine(55) synthase TruB, with product MSNTAPVNGILLLNKPSGITSNRALQVSKRLLAATKAGHTGTLDPMAQGLLPVCLGQATRFSSALLQADKTYTATMKLGYVSNTGDAEGVIEQLIDPDVISAKLDIQQVADVVHTFLGQSSQIPPMYSALKKDGKALYRYAREGITIERQPREIFIHDISLDAWSKREMTITVRCGSGTFIRTLAEDIAKKMGYESAYLTALNRISIGSFELSQSCTLKELEQEPQISRTRFLLPVDGLLQDMPRIMLNNQEVSRFQQGQAIRKLVAANQQPQQDGMLRVYDENNYFLGLGAWQESDTLVPKKVLLAQA from the coding sequence CTGAGTAACACCGCGCCAGTCAACGGTATTTTGCTGCTGAACAAACCCTCTGGCATTACGTCCAATCGTGCTCTGCAGGTAAGTAAGCGATTATTGGCTGCAACCAAGGCAGGACATACCGGCACACTTGATCCCATGGCACAGGGTTTGCTCCCTGTTTGCCTTGGGCAGGCGACCAGGTTTTCCTCTGCTTTGCTACAGGCAGACAAGACCTATACGGCGACAATGAAATTGGGGTATGTGAGCAATACCGGGGATGCTGAAGGCGTTATTGAGCAGCTTATCGATCCAGATGTAATTTCGGCCAAATTGGATATTCAGCAAGTTGCTGATGTGGTGCATACTTTTCTTGGGCAGTCCAGCCAAATACCGCCGATGTATAGCGCATTGAAAAAAGATGGCAAGGCGCTGTATCGTTATGCGCGTGAAGGTATTACTATCGAGCGTCAGCCTCGCGAAATTTTTATTCATGATATCTCTCTTGATGCTTGGAGCAAAAGGGAGATGACGATTACAGTTCGGTGTGGCTCCGGTACATTTATACGCACGCTTGCCGAGGATATTGCCAAAAAAATGGGCTACGAGAGCGCCTATTTAACCGCATTGAATCGTATTAGCATAGGATCTTTTGAGTTGTCCCAGTCCTGTACTCTGAAAGAGCTTGAACAGGAGCCACAGATTTCACGTACCCGGTTTTTGCTTCCGGTAGATGGCCTGTTACAGGATATGCCGCGCATTATGCTTAATAATCAGGAAGTCTCGCGCTTTCAGCAGGGGCAGGCTATCCGGAAATTGGTAGCTGCAAATCAACAACCACAGCAAGATGGCATGTTGAGAGTGTACGATGAGAATAATTATTTTTTGGGATTGGGTGCGTGGCAGGAAAGTGACACTTTGGTACCAAAAAAAGTATTGTTGGCACAAGCCTAA
- the ccmD gene encoding heme exporter protein CcmD: protein MKWDSWSTFISMGGYGFYVWGSYGVALLCVVGEVILAKKRFRTLHKQLGLNEKSSI, encoded by the coding sequence ATGAAATGGGATAGTTGGTCGACATTTATTTCGATGGGGGGGTACGGGTTTTATGTATGGGGGTCGTATGGCGTTGCTTTGCTGTGTGTGGTTGGCGAGGTAATTTTGGCAAAAAAACGCTTTAGAACTTTGCATAAACAGCTTGGTCTGAATGAGAAATCATCTATTTGA
- the rbfA gene encoding 30S ribosome-binding factor RbfA — protein MAKDLSRVFRVADQIQRELATLIQNEIGDPRLRLVTLTGVEVTRDYSHAKVFFSVLGEAENVQSAKEGLEHANGFLRSQLARKIKLRVTPQLHFLYDESIERGVRLSKLIDEAVGKV, from the coding sequence ATGGCAAAAGACTTGTCGCGCGTTTTTCGGGTTGCTGATCAAATTCAGCGAGAGCTGGCCACTCTGATTCAAAACGAAATAGGCGATCCACGCCTGCGGTTGGTTACCCTGACCGGAGTTGAAGTAACTCGTGATTATTCACATGCTAAGGTTTTTTTTAGTGTGTTGGGTGAAGCAGAAAACGTGCAGTCTGCCAAGGAGGGCCTGGAACATGCGAATGGTTTTTTGCGTAGTCAGTTAGCAAGAAAAATCAAGCTCAGAGTGACCCCGCAGCTACATTTTTTATATGACGAATCCATTGAACGAGGGGTGCGTCTATCAAAGTTGATTGATGAGGCAGTTGGTAAAGTTTGA
- the infB gene encoding translation initiation factor IF-2, whose translation MTQMTVKQFAQDLGILPELLLEQLQAAGVHKKLATDTVTETDKTQLLDHLRKAHGTGAPKGKITLTRKHTTEIRQSDGAGKARTIEVKVRKRRLLTQSADVSGTAESAALEIEAVTEPAESATTKPVIDAAQQALREEEARKQAELIARQSAELKEKQAKLDKRKKQAAGKADEQPAEPAQAEISVTASAHEIVASPATAVAEMPAAAESKPVTPERTIHKPAVKLEEKADKKKKQTSPQKEEPGRRRETKVRGDTSGGQGWRVRRDRHGGGKNKAHDTQAQHAFLAPTERVTYEVMVPETISVAALSQKMAVKAAEVIKVLMKMGTMVTINQMLDQETAMIVVEEMGHIAKIAAPDNPESFLEESVSSDTQANPESRAPIVTVMGHVDHGKTSLLDYIRMTRVAGGEAGGITQHIGAYHVETSHGMITFLDTPGHEAFTAMRARGAKVTDLVILVVAADDGVMPQTIEAIHHAKAAQTPIIVAVNKMDKPEANFDRIKQELVNHGVVPEEWGGDAMFVPVSAKTGQGIDDLLEAVLLQAELLELKAVKTGPAKGIVIESRLDKGRGPVATVLVQSGTLKRGDVVLTGAVFGRIRAMQDELGKSVKEAGTSIPVEIQGLSDVATAGEVFIVLDDERKVREIALFRQGKFRDVRLDKLQVAKMEDIFGQKEGMTILNLIIKSDVQGSSEALEYALKKIETDEVKINIVHSGVGAIIESDINLALASKAVIIGFNCRADLGARKLVESTGVDVRYYNIIYEAVDEIKKALSGMMLPERKEKTIGMVEIREIYRIPKIGVVAGCYVLEGLVKREAQVRVLRDGVVIQTDGLDSLKRFKEDVKEVKAGFECGLSLKKYNDIQVGDQIEVYEIIETERVLL comes from the coding sequence ATGACTCAAATGACGGTAAAGCAGTTTGCGCAAGACCTGGGAATTCTGCCGGAGTTGCTGCTTGAGCAGCTTCAGGCCGCAGGTGTGCACAAAAAATTAGCAACGGATACGGTAACCGAGACGGATAAAACGCAGCTTCTCGATCACTTGCGTAAAGCCCATGGAACCGGTGCGCCTAAGGGAAAAATTACCCTCACTCGCAAACATACCACGGAAATCAGACAATCCGATGGTGCGGGAAAAGCGCGAACAATTGAAGTCAAAGTGCGTAAACGAAGACTATTGACTCAAAGCGCCGATGTTTCTGGAACAGCAGAATCGGCAGCGTTGGAAATTGAAGCGGTTACCGAACCTGCTGAGTCAGCGACAACAAAACCCGTTATCGATGCTGCGCAGCAGGCGTTACGTGAGGAAGAAGCTAGAAAGCAAGCGGAATTGATTGCGCGTCAGTCTGCGGAGTTGAAGGAAAAGCAGGCAAAACTTGATAAGCGAAAAAAACAGGCGGCTGGTAAAGCGGACGAACAACCTGCAGAACCTGCGCAGGCAGAAATATCGGTAACAGCTTCAGCACATGAAATAGTTGCTTCTCCGGCGACTGCGGTGGCAGAAATGCCTGCTGCTGCGGAGTCTAAACCAGTAACACCTGAACGCACCATTCACAAACCGGCTGTCAAGCTGGAGGAGAAAGCGGACAAGAAGAAAAAACAGACTAGCCCGCAGAAAGAAGAACCCGGTAGGCGCCGCGAAACCAAGGTTCGTGGAGATACATCGGGGGGGCAGGGTTGGCGCGTTCGCAGAGACAGACATGGTGGCGGAAAAAATAAAGCGCATGATACCCAGGCACAACATGCTTTTTTGGCGCCAACGGAACGAGTTACATATGAGGTGATGGTTCCAGAGACCATATCAGTAGCTGCTCTTTCACAGAAAATGGCAGTTAAAGCGGCTGAGGTGATCAAGGTATTGATGAAAATGGGCACGATGGTTACCATCAATCAAATGCTTGATCAGGAAACCGCGATGATTGTGGTTGAGGAAATGGGGCATATTGCCAAAATTGCCGCGCCAGACAATCCGGAGTCTTTTCTGGAGGAGTCGGTCTCGTCAGATACGCAGGCTAATCCAGAATCCCGTGCGCCTATTGTGACCGTAATGGGGCATGTCGATCATGGTAAGACGTCGTTGCTTGATTACATTCGGATGACTCGGGTAGCCGGAGGGGAGGCAGGAGGAATCACGCAACATATTGGTGCTTACCACGTGGAGACTTCCCATGGAATGATTACCTTTCTCGATACGCCCGGGCATGAGGCATTCACAGCCATGCGCGCACGTGGCGCAAAGGTAACCGATCTAGTGATATTGGTGGTGGCGGCGGATGACGGCGTGATGCCACAAACGATTGAAGCGATTCATCATGCCAAAGCCGCGCAAACACCCATTATCGTGGCGGTTAACAAAATGGATAAACCAGAGGCAAATTTTGATCGCATCAAGCAGGAGCTTGTCAATCATGGCGTTGTGCCTGAAGAATGGGGCGGAGATGCCATGTTTGTGCCGGTTTCTGCCAAGACGGGTCAAGGGATAGATGATTTGCTGGAAGCTGTGTTATTACAGGCTGAATTGCTGGAACTGAAGGCTGTTAAAACCGGACCGGCAAAAGGTATTGTGATTGAATCGCGTCTGGATAAAGGTCGAGGTCCCGTTGCTACTGTCTTGGTGCAATCCGGGACATTAAAACGTGGTGATGTGGTGTTGACTGGAGCCGTATTTGGCAGAATTCGCGCGATGCAGGATGAGCTGGGAAAATCAGTCAAGGAAGCCGGCACATCCATACCTGTTGAGATACAGGGGTTGTCCGATGTGGCGACAGCAGGAGAGGTTTTTATCGTATTGGATGATGAGCGTAAAGTAAGGGAGATTGCCCTTTTCCGCCAAGGGAAATTCCGTGATGTCAGACTGGATAAACTCCAGGTTGCCAAAATGGAGGATATATTTGGCCAGAAAGAAGGCATGACGATTCTGAATTTAATTATCAAGTCTGATGTACAGGGTTCCAGTGAAGCACTGGAGTATGCCCTGAAAAAAATTGAAACGGATGAAGTAAAAATCAATATTGTGCATAGTGGTGTTGGGGCGATTATTGAATCTGATATTAATTTGGCACTGGCATCCAAGGCTGTCATCATTGGATTTAATTGCCGTGCTGATTTGGGTGCACGCAAGCTTGTTGAATCAACCGGTGTTGATGTTCGCTATTACAACATTATTTATGAAGCGGTTGATGAGATTAAAAAAGCCCTCTCGGGCATGATGCTTCCCGAACGCAAAGAAAAAACCATTGGTATGGTTGAAATTCGTGAAATTTACCGAATACCCAAGATTGGTGTGGTGGCTGGTTGCTATGTCTTGGAAGGGCTGGTGAAGCGCGAGGCGCAGGTCAGGGTGTTGCGTGACGGGGTTGTTATTCAAACAGATGGCTTGGATTCCCTGAAACGTTTTAAAGAGGATGTTAAGGAGGTCAAGGCCGGATTTGAGTGTGGTCTTTCCCTTAAGAAATACAATGATATACAGGTAGGGGATCAGATTGAGGTTTATGAGATCATTGAAACCGAACGGGTATTGTTGTAA
- the ccmA gene encoding cytochrome c biogenesis heme-transporting ATPase CcmA has product MLTANNLGFSRGNHKLFENISFSVNEGGLLLVSGANGSGKTSLLRLLCGISIPDEGEISWNGTGIRELDGDYCRVMTYLGHLGGIKDDLTAIENLRISCALAGNEIDEEQAKEALGQIGLMGRESLPVKVLSQGQRRRVALARLMVTRTKLWILDEPLTALDVTAVDLIRKLLEYNLSKGGLVVMTTHQEIDISAKNSQHLIFS; this is encoded by the coding sequence ATGCTGACTGCCAATAATCTGGGATTTTCCAGGGGAAATCACAAGCTGTTTGAAAATATTAGCTTCTCGGTCAATGAGGGCGGATTATTGCTAGTGAGTGGGGCTAATGGCAGTGGAAAAACGAGTCTGCTACGATTGCTTTGTGGGATATCGATACCAGATGAGGGCGAAATTTCATGGAATGGAACGGGGATACGCGAACTTGATGGGGATTATTGCCGGGTTATGACGTATCTGGGTCATTTGGGTGGTATCAAGGATGATCTGACCGCTATCGAGAATTTACGGATATCCTGTGCGCTGGCTGGAAACGAGATTGATGAGGAGCAAGCAAAGGAAGCGCTGGGGCAGATTGGATTGATGGGCAGGGAATCGCTACCCGTCAAGGTATTGTCACAGGGTCAGCGTCGCAGAGTAGCCTTGGCACGTTTGATGGTGACGCGAACAAAACTGTGGATTCTGGATGAGCCACTAACTGCTCTGGATGTGACAGCAGTCGATTTGATCAGAAAGCTGCTGGAATATAATTTATCCAAGGGTGGCCTGGTCGTTATGACTACGCATCAGGAAATAGATATTTCTGCAAAAAACTCGCAGCACCTGATCTTCTCTTGA